A region of the Columba livia isolate bColLiv1 breed racing homer chromosome 15, bColLiv1.pat.W.v2, whole genome shotgun sequence genome:
CAGCATCACCCAGCAAAACCAGtgggaaattatttcagtgttgcCCCCACATATCAAGCTGGGGTGCACTCCCAGCTCACCATCTCTTCCCAAACACAAACAACCCCTGGACAGTCCATCCCAGTAGCACCAATAGAGCCCCTACTTGACTGAGCCAAGCCCTAATTTTGTTTTATCTCTGTGAAGTGAGCAGACCCCACCCCACAAATCTGCTGGGCAAGCCCAGTGTGGGGAAAAGCAGCTGCATCCTCTAATCTCATTGTCTCAAAACAGGCTTTCTGATCAAACTGCAGCAGATGAGACACATCAGGCATGTTGGGATACACGCTGAAAGAAAGCTAAGAAACAAAAGTGTCCTTTGGTTAGGTGCTAGCCAGCAAGCAGCATGTCAAGGACACAGCTCTGGTGGGTCCACCCAGGAGTGTGCCTTCCCCATGGGGAGGCACTGGCAAAGGAGAATACCCCTCCCAGAGCCCAGCCGCTAAACCATGCCCTGTGTACTCAGCAGGGAGAATGAGCTGATGTAAGCAGATGCACAACCAGAGGAATTGCTCCACCTTCACACTCTCCAGGAGACGGTCCATTTGGTCACAGCATAAGCTGGAAAAGCCTTGAGGTTTCCTTAACTTGCACCAGATCTTGGGTCTGGGACAGTCAGAGCATCACTGCGGCTGTGCAACACCCAGCTCGCggtgcagcaggagcagggagatGTGCTGAGACAGCTATGCTAAATTTACCCTGTCCTGCGAGTCTGGCGTGCAGTGGGCAGAGTGGGATTGGGCAGCAGTAGCAGGCTTGGGAGATGTGAGTTTTTCTGAGACTCTGGCGGAGTCCCAAAGCAGCTGACTTACTCCTCTCAGGTCAGTTCTTCACAGCTGGAACTCCAGTGAGACCAGTGGGTTATTTCTGATGTACATTGCTGTACAAGCAGAGCCCACTTCATTACCCTTGCTGGTGAAGGATGGCTCGTGTCTCCAGTGGGATTTATTTAGCTTCCATGCCAAAGGTGTTCCGTAAGACGGGAACCAATGTGAAAAGgatattgcattttttttttgttggatgTTCCCCATCTTGAGTTATTTGGTGACTTTGAACTTGTTAGAATCAATTAACTCATTATAATCAATGCCCTTGTCCTCTCTCCCAGCTGTACACAGCATATAGATTTGTCATTTGTTGTTAGAGATGACTTGGCATTTGTGAGTTGTGTCAACGGATACAAAAGCAGATTCATCCTAATTATATTGAACCACTGATGAACTTAATAGTCTAGCCTAATATTTTAAGGTCTAAAGGTTCATTAGCAGTAAATCATGCAGGTTACAAATAAAGTgcatgaggagaaaaagaaaaaaaaaaaaaaaaagaacccaacTGTATTTATGAGCTTGAGCCTTTGGAAGGTGACTATCCAGACAAAATACGTTCAAAGAGCCCTGGCACAATTCTTCACTCTTTTCTATTGTATTCTGTTAATGCCCTACTAAAACTGTTGACTTAAACACCCCATTCTGTGGTTTTCTGTGTGTAATGACAGGTCTGCTTTAGGGAGGCTGGGCAGTGGCTGGCAAGGGCTTGGGTGCATGGAGATTTCCAATTGCCAGCTTTGACCCTGGGCTGTGTAGTTGCCTGTTTGCAACAGATCCATTTGCTTGTGGAGCAGCTGTGAAATTGTAGCAGATTTTAGGTATCCATGAGAGTATCCATGCATTTCACTGCATAGAATAATGTGTACCTTGTGCTCTGGGCAACACATTATAATTAGTTTGTAGAAGATGTTTGTCTCTGAAGATCTATAAATACACATACATAAAACTATAAGGGAATAAGCAGTCACATGCTTAAAGCAAATGCATTCTAATGCAGAAGAGCTGATCACATTTCCTACCCCACAAATGTGGTTCCACTGCtgatctttctttcatttcacgTAAGCCTGaccaaaaatatttactttcttctttcacctaAATAGACTAAAATGGATGGAGAATTTCCTGTTGAAATCAAGGGCATTCACCATCCAGTGACAAACAGCCTCCACCTGCGCTGCATTAGTTACCTCGCTTtcagagaaggcaaagaaagaaaataaaaaataaacacctcaGGCGGAGGTATCAGTTCTTCTTGTCAAATATTCCGCCCTGTGATTCACTGGCATCATCTGAGCACCTCTGGTCAAAAGCTTCATTTTACAAACCAACCTTGTTTCCCAACCAAGCCCTTCAACTTTTGCAAGCGACTTTATTCCATGACCCATTTCCCCCATTCCTTCAGTTTaagagagaagacaaaaagTTTCTTTCTGGAGCACTTCTTGTTTGAGTGGTTCCCACCAACATCTGCTGTGGTGTTAACTATTGGCGTACCGGCCTCTGCTGGAGAGTACAGAATGAGTGTGGATTTGATGTTAGAATAGAAGTAAGCACAGAAGTGCTGGGGTACCTCCCTACCCTGCTGTAGCTGAGCCCAGGGAACCCCCAGGAGAGGAGGGAACATCAGAAAGAGTCCGGTGGGGTGTACTCACGTCCCTGCCTGTCTGGTCCCTACCCggtcctgccctgtcctgccaTGTCTGGTCTTGTCCAGTCGCTGGCCGGTCCCTGCCCTGTTCTCCCCATCTTTGCCCggtccttcccagccctgcccgtTCCCTGCCCGCTCCTGCCAGGCCCAGGAGGAGCTGTCCCTTCAGCACCACGGtgggctcggctcggctcggttTAGCACAGCACGGCCCGGCCCGGGCAGGGACCAGTCCCAGCCAGTACTCCCGGCGAAGGGGATGAGGGGGGTCgcttctctgcagggcagggcaagAGTGGGGGGCGTGTGCGTGTGCACAGGGTGTGCATGTAGGGGTGCAAAGTCTGAGCTGTACCTGCGTGTGCAAGGAGGATGTGAGCCTCCCGCTGGGAGGAGTGCAAAGAGGGTGCGAACATGCAGAGATGTGGGAGagggtggggggacacaggaggtACAGAAGAGGGTGGTGCGTGAATGTGCGGggtgcttgtgtgtgtgtgcagaggtGGGGTGTGCAGGGCACCTGTAGGAAGGTCCGTGCAGCCAAGTGTTTGCAAGGGGAATCCGCACAGTGCGTGGGTGCCTGTGGGGGGGTCTATAAGCGTGTGTGTGTTCTGGGGGATGCTGTGTAGGGACGGGGACTCTGTCGGGGTCCCCATGCAGAGCTGCGGGCAGCTACGCAGGAGTGTGTGCGTGTGTTGTAGGACAGGTCTGTGAAGAGGGCTGGGCGTGTGTGTGCAGGACCGTGTGCGTGTGCAGCGCTCTGGGTGTGCGTGTGAGCGCGGGGGCCGCGCGGGTGGCAGCCGCGCTCGCAGAGTGGGCGCCGGGCTGGGGGTGCGGGTGTGTTGGGGGGAATTCGGGGGTGTTCGTGTGCCAGGAGCCCCGCGCTGCCGGCACACGGCGGAGCTGCCCGCGGGAGGAGCCCGGCCCGGCGCTGCCCGCCTTCTGCACGGTGAGTGCCGCCGCACCGCGCCGCGGGACCGGGAACAACCGAGGAACCGGGGGTAGGAACCCGGGGTGTGGGGGCAGCCCGGGACCGGGGTTCGGCAGCGTGGCTGCGGGGCGCGCAACTTTCCCGGGGGGAAGGGGAGTCGCGGCAGATCGCGGCCGGGGCTGCTCACACGGGGTTCAGGGAGGATGGGGTCCCCTTTCGTCTTTccgacccccccccccccgacccCGAAGGCGCCGTGTCCCCGCGGCCGGGCACGGAGCTCCCGGCCGGCTCCGCCGCCCTTGCCCggtcggtgcccgcggagccgcGCAGCGCTGCCCAGCCCGCCCCAGCGCCCACGGCCGCCTCTCAAATAAGTTGCGGAGAAGCCATTTCTGACCCGACACCTTCCCCGGGAAGGGAAAACATTGCCAGGAGCCCGAGCTCATCCCTTCTCTCTGCACCGTCTTTTGCAGGCATGGTTGGTCTCAGCTAAACATGCTAAGCGCGCTCGGGGCAGCGCTGCAGGCTCTGCCCCGTTAACCCGGGGTGCCCGGGGGGGGCTCAGCCATGAATTCCTCCCTTCCCGCCCCCGGGCTTGCCCCCGAccctctgcagctctggcagGAGGAGAACCAGACACAGGGCGGGCTCTGGAATGGGAGCCAGGAACTGGGCTGGGAAGAGCTGGAGAAGATGCTCTTCCTCTTTGTGAAGGAGCCCGTCACCATCAGCCTCACGGCAATGTACCTCGTGTCCTTTGTGGTGGGCTTCGTGGGTAACATCATGTCCATCAGGGTGCTCACCCGGAAGCGTCGGAGTCGGGTGTCCAGCCTGAGTGCCACTCGCAGCCTCCTCATCAACCTGGCGGTGTGTGACCTCATGGTGGTGTGTGTCTGCATGCCCATCACCGTGGGCAACCTCATCTACAAAGCCTGGGTGTACGGGGATTTTCTCTGCCGAGCGGTGCCCTTCATCCAGGCGGTTTCTGTCTCCGCCAGTGTCCTCAGCCTGACCGTCATCAGCGTGAACCGCTACTACAGTGTGCACAATCCACTCAACGCCCGGTCTTTCTTCACCCAGAAGAGGATTCTCAGCACCATCCTGGTGGTGTGGTTGTTGTCCTCAGGGATATGCATGCCCCTCATCTTCATGAACAAACGGGATGAGATTGGCGTGGTGGAGGGTTTGCCTCTGGTGTTTTCCATCTGCAGGGAGATTTGGCCTCAGGAGAGGCTCAAGCAAGCCTACAActttctgctcttctgtgcCCTCTACTGCCTGCCGGTCCTGTTCAACATGGTCATCTGCTTCCTCACGGTGCGCCGGTTGTGGAGCCGCAGCAGCCAGCTGAAGGAGAGCACTGCCCTGAACCGATCTCTGCCAGCCTCCAGGCTGAAGATCCGGAAGAAGGTAGCGCAGATGGTGGTGGCCCTGGTCCTGCTGTTCGCTATCTCCTGGTTGCCCGTCTACCTGATGGACATCTGGATTGATTTCAACATCCCCAAATCTTTGCAGGATGTGACTCCTCCTCCTTGGATCCTGCAGCTCAGACCTTTTGCCCAGTGGCTTGGCCTCACCAATTCCAGCCTCAACCCTATATGCTATTGCTTTGTTGGAAACCTCTACAGGTCAGCCAAGGAAATGAAGAGCAAATACCACCAAAGAATGGTATCTCTCTTTAACTTCTCCCTGTCCGAAGGGACAACCCGTTCCTCAGTCCCAGAGCTGCTCTCTTACCAGAGTTCAATGGACCCTGCAAGGAAAGGTCATTCTACCACCCCCACCACGGGCAGATATCGGGCTAGTCATGGCCATAAGAACAAGTGTGGACACTTGAACTCCTGCCAGCATCCACCTCTGAACACTGTTTCCAGTGAGAACACTTCCTTGTAATTCTGCTCAGGAAGTGCACCTTACACCCTCATCTGCATTTAATGACTTTTTACAGGCCTTTCtgaaacagatattttaatGATGGAAAACAACTTTCTTCTAATCACACCTACCACCAGTTCAAAAATACTGAGACAGGGGAAGAAACAAATAACGAGTGAAAAAGGTGACATATTTTAACTCAGATCAAGTTTTTagacaaattattttcaccAGGGACAACTAGACGCGTAGCCCGTTGCCCAGTCAACAGTCACATAATTAGACAGATCAACTTCCCAACAAGCGGGCTCTCCCCACAGCTCCATCTCTGGATGCAGAGATGCCATTTGGATACAGCAACAATTTGACTGTTTGCTGCTGTGCACCCTGTGCTGATAAGAGCAGTGATAAGAGGCACTCTCTGCTCCAAATCCATCAGTTGTAGTTACAAGCAGTGAAGAAATGCTAGAAACAGCATCATAAAAAGGAATAGTAGTGGAAAATTTCACACACTTTACCACTTGAGATTTCATTGTCTGATCGTATTGTTTCACTCCTCCACACAAATGAAGTCTCCTGATGTGAAGAGAAAGTGCCAGAAGCACTAAAGCAACCATCACCACTTCACATTTGGGAATTCAGAAAGGATAACGTGGCCTCAGAGGTGATTTAGGAAATGcaataggaaaatattctttggGCATCAGCTCTCTTTCTTACAGCTATGTTCCTGCAGTGGAGTGGAAAGAGCTGGACACCTATTAACATGATTTGCACTTGAAAAACCAGCCCTTGTTCAGCTGTGTCTGTACCAAACAAAGTCAATggcatgtgaaaataaaaatggaaagtggcttaTAGCTAATAAAATCAGAATCAACTAAGGCAATGCTATTTGTCTGGGAAGGAGAGAATCAAAGTGCTCGCCTTTCCTGAGGATCTGAAGTAGGTTAAAACCTATTTCTTCCATCATCTCCTTTAAAGGAGGCTTTGATAAATaaactgtatatttttattatgttagCATCAAAAGGCCTCACTAAAGCTTGAGAATTCTGTTGCGCTAAGAACTGGATCTATATTCATAAGGAAAAGAAACGTTTCTCCCAAAGAGCTCAACGTGAAAATACATCAGACCAGGCAAGAagtgggagaaaaacaaaacaaaacaaacacacaaaaaaaccccacccaaacaTACAAAACAGTTACAACAAAGACCCAAAAGGCTGGAATGAAACTAGAGATCTGCCCCTTCCCTGTTTGTGTCCAACGCTGAGTGTGAGGGGACGCGCATCGCCCCCGATGCCGGGGGAGCCCGCGTCCCGGCTGCTCGGGTAGCAGCGCCGGGTGCTGCCGGGCTCTGCTCTCGGCAAGTCCCAGCACGGACGCAGCAGCTTTCCTGGGAGAGGAGTTTGCCTTCAATAGCTCAGACTTTTTGATGACTGGGggcttttttttattactgaacAAAGGAATGATATTCTGGGAAATACAAGTTTCAAATAATATTGTCTTGCCTTCTAGGGAGCCTTTtgctccccccaaaaaaaatagagatgaaAAATAGTCATTCAACTCAAAAAGATTCCCACTTTTGTAATGATTGCACAATAACATTTTGTGTTACTAATGAGCtaaccagaaaacaaaagattcCTCCTTAACAGGCAGTGCCATCCGCAATTTCTATTCTCTTTTTGTGTGAACAACAAAGAAATTACAACTACCTAGATTTACTTTGGGTGAGAAATGGGTTTTACGTGtgctgggagatgagaacatcTGCATTTTTGCAGGTGATACAGGAGTGTACCTACTGCTTGATCTTTTAGTAACTGTGGACAAAAGCCTgtgaacattttatttcctctttcaagGCATATTTTTAGGGCTGACAAATTGCATCAGGCTGAGGAGcattaaaagctttttctgaatGCCCACTGACTCCAGGTCCTGGAAATAGATGTCCTCCACCCCCAGACCAGATGTAACACAATACTGAAAATTGCCTACGTTTCCCCGACCAATATATTTAAATCTGTCCTGAATAAACCACAGTGAAAGGACAGCGGAGATGCCAGACCAGCTCTGTGCCACATGGTGGCCTGGCTCTGAGAATGGCCAGCACCAAATGATGCAATCAAAGGTGCGAGAAACCCACATTATAAAGTATCCCAGAGGAGATTATTGAAGTTTTCTCTCAGCTCATGAGTGTTGCCAGGCCCTGAGACCCTGAAAGTCTCTGTACTCtccacagaagcagaaaaaccaGGGGCTGTGTGTTCTCCTGAATGTGCCCCTGCCTTTCTCCAGCCCCATGGAGCTCCTGACCACCAAGACACACTGTGGCAAGAACCACTTCCACTGGGCAAGGTCATCGCCTCTTCACactttcaaatgtatttttcagtttcattcagTGTTCCTGTTTTCCTATAATAAAGTCAAATTGCTCATTTTAACTCCTTTTTGTCTCCCTTGGTCACTCTTTCCCTACCCGCCAAGCTCCAACCTCTTCTCCACTATTTCTATAGCAAAATCTCCGCCCGCCTCTCACCGTTATCACTCTTTGCCTGCGAATTCCCCTCACTCTAACTACTCATTCACGTCTTCACTCCTATGATGAAAAAATCCCTTCCTGCCCTGCTGATTCGAATGGCTCCTTTTGTGCTGCAGACACCTGTTTGTTGCGAAGaacactgatttattttgcaCGGCTTACCCGACAGCTGCCAGGTAGTAATGAATTTCGGTCACTATCACCCAAGGGTAAATGAGAAGCGGTGACGTCAATGTGAAAGCCATACAGCATCCCGTGAGCCGCCCGGGCTCGGGCAGTGATTTTATTAACCTGAACAGGTCCGTGTAACGCAGCGGTGCCTGGATGACTCACACTGGCTCTTAGCGAGGTGAAACCTCAGCATTTGggaaagtgtttttttcccctcctacctgataaaacatttctttatatttagCACCTAGAAGACAACTGAGGGTCCTTCAGGCCACCCAAGCTCCTTGTTTCAGACACCAGGTGTTTTGACAGGCATTCAAAGGACTCACGGCCCTTCGAGGAACTGGGAGCAGACACAGCTCTGGCTAATGAACACAGATGGTTTTCTCAAAGGAGCCAAAGCCGAACATCTCACACTTGGTGTGTGGTTGAGGAAATGTGTTTCTCTCTAAATGCATCCAGGCAGACTGCAAATGGGAATTTTAGGTGTCTTGGTGACAAGGTTTTCCTGCTAATGCATCTCAGTCCCACCTTTCCCCCCACGGgactttcttctctgctttgccATTAGAATCAATACAGGCATTTTACCACATTACCAAAACAGGATGTTTAAAACAGCTTTACTTGAATCCCTTTGCTGCAGTAAGGACATACAGAGTTCCTGTTTGTAACTCTCTAGGTGAATATCCCATGATTGGTTCCTGTACTGTCAGTTTTGTCTCAAAGATGCTACAGGTTTATTTTCTGCCTGTGAACCAccagagcaaggaaaaaaagagataatcTTTCATATGAGGTATCATAGACAGACATACAATCACGACTGGTATGTAGCCCTTGCACGGAGAATGATGAATCACTGTTTTGTATAACAAAATACTCAGGGGAAGCCGGTGAAATGATTAGACAGCATGTGTAGGGGCAAGACAGCACCTTTTCTCAGACCGTGAGCAGCAGCTGGGTTCATGGGcagaggaggaggtgagggCTGAAAGGAATAACAAGGGTGCAAGACAAGACTGGACAGTTCACAGCAGAAAGGGCCATCAACGGCTGTTAAAAACGATGCAACTTTTGGCTTAGAGAGCATTTGGTATAAAAGCTAtacttgctgcttttgcttcctCACAGGACATGGACTACTGGCCACCATTGGGAGCAGGATGCTGGGCTGAGCATCATTTGGTCTGTTTGGTACCTTTGTTCTTACATTCCTATGCAAAAAAAAGCTCCACATTAACCTGAGTCCGATTATAAGGAGCAGAAGGAGAGCAGGGGATGAATTTAGACCTGGCATAATTTGATCAACAGTAAATCTTTGCAGGAGGTATCTGGAGGTAGGACACGTT
Encoded here:
- the LOC102084218 gene encoding galanin receptor type 1, with translation MNSSLPAPGLAPDPLQLWQEENQTQGGLWNGSQELGWEELEKMLFLFVKEPVTISLTAMYLVSFVVGFVGNIMSIRVLTRKRRSRVSSLSATRSLLINLAVCDLMVVCVCMPITVGNLIYKAWVYGDFLCRAVPFIQAVSVSASVLSLTVISVNRYYSVHNPLNARSFFTQKRILSTILVVWLLSSGICMPLIFMNKRDEIGVVEGLPLVFSICREIWPQERLKQAYNFLLFCALYCLPVLFNMVICFLTVRRLWSRSSQLKESTALNRSLPASRLKIRKKVAQMVVALVLLFAISWLPVYLMDIWIDFNIPKSLQDVTPPPWILQLRPFAQWLGLTNSSLNPICYCFVGNLYRSAKEMKSKYHQRMVSLFNFSLSEGTTRSSVPELLSYQSSMDPARKGHSTTPTTGRYRASHGHKNKCGHLNSCQHPPLNTVSSENTSL